Proteins from one Pseudoliparis swirei isolate HS2019 ecotype Mariana Trench chromosome 22, NWPU_hadal_v1, whole genome shotgun sequence genomic window:
- the cmtm7 gene encoding CKLF-like MARVEL transmembrane domain-containing protein 7, whose protein sequence is MSHTVITTGGTSGDRVLDAGYTRTIPGLLKIGQMLALLVVVLCVRGARGWPSWAAFQFFEVAALWFLVAFLLFFLMHLFRLQAKMPCINWPLTEFFHYSVGTLLILIASIVAAVKSGGVSALVAGSVFGFLSSFLMAVSLWTSYSVTCGSHPTGAAV, encoded by the exons ATGTCGCACACCGTCATCACGACCGGCGGGACCTCCGGGGACCGGGTCCTGGACGCGGGCTACACCCGGACCATCCCGGGACTGCTGAAGATCGGCCAGATG CTGGCGCTGCTCGTGGTCGTCCTGTGCGTGCGCGGCGCGCGCGGCTGGCCCAGCTGGGCCGCCTTCCAGTTCTTCGAGGTGGCGGCGCTGTGGTTCCTCGtggccttcctcctcttcttcctcatgcATCTGTTCAGGCTGCAGGCCAAGATGCCCTGCATCAACTGGCCGCTCACG GAGTTCTTTCATTACTCCGTGGggaccctcctcatcctcatcgcCTCCATCGTCGCCGCTGTGAAGAGCGGAGGCGTTTCAGCGCTGGTGGCCGGATCG gtgtTCgggtttctctcctccttcctgatGGCGGTCAGCTTGTGGACGTCGTACAGCGTGACTTGTGGCTCCCACCCGACCG gtgcAGCTGTGTAA